DNA from Lineus longissimus chromosome 7, tnLinLong1.2, whole genome shotgun sequence:
TTTTGTGCGCAGCTGTTTTTAAAATGAGCAAGACTTATTACCagattttttaaatgttgactgTTGTCCTGTTCCCAGCTTGCAATACTTACGTCATCGTTATCACAGCCGACCATATCACCGTAAGAAACCTGGTTACAAACACAATATCGTGGTTCATTAGGATCGTACGTCCATTCAACACCAGCTGGTGCCTCTTCCAACACCTCTCCCTCGCCCGTTGTGCCAGCAGTTTGAGTCGTAGGTTGGCTGGTCGTCGGCATCACTGAGGGTTGCGTTAGCGCTAaagattgttgttgttgttgctgttgttgttgttgagcaGCTGCTTCTCGGGCGGCTGCCGCTGCTGCCTTGCTACTCGATCTGCAAGAAGTTTTTAATTGAAATTCTCAACGAGTTTCGCGAGACATTTTAAACAAAATTTCTTACACAGGTTTCTGGCAGATCCTCTCTGTAGTTTTGGCTACAGCAACATTCCTACTTTCAGCTGGTCCATGAATGACAATGAAGGACTAGAGGAAAGAACTAGATGCCCACATGGGCCATCGTCCTTGATGCAACGTCATGATCAAGGCACCATCAAACATGGTTGGCACCAGCACTCAACAAcgactacatgtactgtaccttCGAGTATTTGACATCCTATCTTACACTAATGAACCTCTTTCTAAACTGGGCTAATTTTGTTTAAGTCAAAGCATAGGCTAAAGCACCAACAGTAAGGGCAGTACTTCTTCAGTCATGTAGTCCAGGAATCGATCTTGGAATAAGCCAATGGACAGAATTGCACAGAAAGTTTAGGACCAATCAAAGACATACTAACTTTTTACTACTCCTACTAGATCTGGAAGTGGATGATGACGTTGTTGGGGCGGGGGGCGGCGGTGCTTCAGAATTTAATGCCGCAGCAGCACCAGCATAACCACCCAACAACTCTTGGGCGAAATTTGAACTTTTGCTCATGGCCTCATAGCTAGCTTTCAGACTAGCCGTGCGCCTTCCCTGCTGCATTTGCTGCGTGGCTGCGATCGCTTGCGATGCTGCAGCAGCGATAGCAGCATTGCTACCTGCACCCATTTGacctaaaaaaaaattaaaataacaatgaatgAGCACTTGTTAGATATGTCAAGCCAGTTTGATATTAGAATTGTATTTATTTCATGCCACATCATTTTGACCTGATTTTTTATTGATTGGGTTTATTTAGATGGCGCCCCGTGTATAGATAGACATACACACTATGGTTGACCTGTTCTTATCATAGGGATGGTTTAAGGAATACCGAACAGGAGGTATTGGCCAACTCGCCAAAACCGCGAGGGCGGAGCTAAATTGAAGACCAAAACTGAAGAATAATATAATTAATGGAGTGAGCCAAATCATTCAGTAGACACTCATCGTCATACATACCAACGGTAACTTTCCTTGACGGTTGATTTTGGACAACGTTGTATCCCAGTGACGACTGAGGAGCGTTTGATGTAAAGACACTTGGAGATGAGGTAGCACTTCTGTGGGACGTAAGGGTTTCTCTAGCTGCTTCATTGGCCAGCGATGACAAGACTTTGTCGGTACTGGACCGTTTGTCGACGTGATTCGTAAGGGCTGCATGGAGGTGTTTTCGCTCTGAAAGGAAATGGCCGTTGATTTAATCAATGATATGATACAGATAGGAATTAGAGCCGGCGCAAGTTTTTCATTTGACTAGTTGGCAGAGAACCTTCTCTTGTGCACACAGCAGAAAGCGTCTTCTTTATCTTATTGTTAGGCTTCACATTGGTCTTTCAATCAAAAATGCTAATATTGCAAAGGATCCTGTCCAGTGccccataggcctactgatgatAAAGAGGAGAGAAAAAACGCCAAAGAAGAAAATCTTTCTCAAATTACCGCAAAATGTACAcgcattttttaattttgatctTTCCAACAATTTTGCATCATAACTTTCATTCAACGCACCTTTAAATCTATGATTATTCATTGCCTGTTGAGGAATATCTAACTCTAAAGACCGTTTTTCTAATACTTCTGTAATTCCAGCATTATCAGCTTCCAACTCCATTTTAAACTTTTGTAATTCCTGGTCCAATTTTCGTAAATGTCGGTCAACCTGAAATTATATATTTTAGTTTATGAGAGAGTAAGTGGAAGGGTTCCTCATTTGCATGGAGAAATGATGAAGTCAAAATCCTCCATGACCATGCACTACAGTGGGGCTCACATGAGTTTTAGGCTGCTTTGGGGTATAAATAAAGGGATTAAAATGTTTATCAATAAATTATGCtgtttttcatttcaataaacTCGGCAAAATACCACACTTTCCTTGCAAGGCTGAAAATTTCATTAACAGGACTCAACAGAGTAGTATAGGTCTCTTAGTACTAGGTCTATACGTCATTTTAGTTTTAGGGAACAAAAATGTTCTCAGACTTGGAACAATCGAAAGCCATAATAACTGACTCAATAACAGCACAGTACATTTACATCAACTTACAAGCTCATAAATTTGATTGGCTAACTGGACTTTCTCATCTGCATTTTCCAGTGCATTGTAGTAGTCCTCCTTGATTTTACCAAAATTGTCGGTCTTCCAATCAGCATCCACGTTTGGCTGCAGACACTTTTTGAAGAAAGACTTGATGCGTTCGTCTAGACTGTCCATAGAATCTGAAGTTGACAGATATGGAGTTATACATAGAAGTTGGCATTAACcaagacaggttgtgagagCGTAATGCTCGGATAATATCTGGAACTTGAATCTTCAATAGGCAAGTCGGTAGAGCTTATTTGAGAGACTACAGACTGGTTCAGAAATGGTCAGGCcggctggttgtgacaaaacACAAGACTGATTGTGACACAGGATCACGTCGTCTTGAAGAAACTCTAGGTTGTGACAAATGCCCTGAACAGATCTGACTGGTTGTGGTTGTGATCTGCAAGTTCCCGACAATGCCCAAATAGACTAACCAGGCAGTggtgacaatgtcttcaattGACCAGAGCCgttgtgattgtgactgtcttcaatacGAAATTACATGACTGGTGGTGCCATCTAGTAAATATagtccaaactaaaatttttgGATTTTGCACGTTTCTGGCCAAATTTGTAGGTTTTAAGCTTAATTTCTAGTTTTTCCATCACTTACTGTTAACTTGCAAGTCCATTTCACGCATTTCAGTGAATCTTTCCCTCATTTCCATGGGAAGATTTTCAATCACTGCAAAAAAGAAAGTGTGGAAAATGAACGATTTGGGGCGTATACCAAGGTATTTTGGGCTGCAAATGAAAGGGGTATTTCTTTGGTTTTCATCACGTAACTATAACAACACCTACTTTCCAGATAATCTTCCAAATACAACATTTTCGATGTTTTTGGTCTCAAACTTCCTGGTCGAAATTGGTAAAGAATCGTTTGACTAAAACATTATACAAGACacattctgattggttgttGAGAAAATGGGAATTTTTGACGAAAGTTTGTAAAACTAATAGAATATAGCAACAATATGCTAAAGTTTAGTATTTATCATAAGAAAACGTTGTGATCTTTGAGTTAAACAAACTTTAACTGAGCTTTATTGTATCTTATTGGGGTAAATTGATGTAAACCAAATTTGCCTAACTGTGCAAGAGCCAATCAAATTAAGCTTGACGAACGACTTCGTCTGCATCGTTTTGCAAGGCGGCCACCATTTTTCGAAAATATTTGGAATGTTTCTACTTCAAATATACAAAGCCAATGCCATTAACAACCTTATGAGGGGTAATTTCCGTGTCTCTATATTCTATTCCATATATCTGTTGAACTATAATTtacttaaaacatatttttattttgacctAATTTAGTGATGTAGGTGAATTTGCGCATGCGTAACGAGTATTCCTGTAGTAACTGGGTCAAGTTAATTTTTCCAGTTTAGGAATATTGTACTTGCAAAATGTCATTTATTTCACGATCTGCACAATTAACATCATTATGTAGACATCAGCGTGGGAGAACTAAGTTCTGTGAATTCTTAGCACGTCATAGTTATGCAACCGAGGTGATTATCATAATAAATTATATGAAAGAATGACCTCAAAAGTTTGACATTCAATTCATCAGACAGTAGGCTAGTACTAGCCGTAGGCCTatgtcatcctcatcatcatgcaCTCCGGTCAGATCATGCATGTCTGTGCAAGACATCTCTTGACCTACGCATGCTGCATGCCTATCTGTTCTCGGTGGAGGAGGCTGTCACCATGATGATCCATCTCTGTAACGTTTTGATCCATTTGATTTGCATCATCTTCTAATAATTAGTTGCCTTTAGTTTATTGGTCTACTTTCGACCAAACATGACAGATCAGCGATAAAGGATCGATGAGGATACTCAAGTTTAGGCTACTCAAGTTGCAGATCATACAGTGTCACAGATTGTCTATTTAAATGTTGACCCCTCCAGTCTTCCTCAACCAAGGGCAGTACCAAGAAGTTTCCTAATACGACATTGtctttgtcatacatgtacaaaatagCACATCATTCATTGATGGCTTCCTGTGTAATTGACAGTTGTTTGTATCCGCTTAATTTTCAGGCAaaggatttgaagaaaacagtCCTGCACGATTACCATGTGAAACTTGGTGGCAAGATGGTGGACTTTGCTGGATGGTCGATGCCAGTCCAGTATAAGGATTCCATCAAGGATTCTCACCTCCACTGCCGTAGTCATGCATCAGTATTTGATGTTTCGCACATGCTCCAGACTAAAATCTATGGGAAGGATAAAATCAAGTACGTATGTTTGCCCTTAAAAAAGGCCTACTCGTACGACCAGTAAAGTTAAATCTTTTGAATTACCAATTGTTTTGTGGCAGTCTTCGAAGCAGCATTGTCAAAATTGCAACCTCTCTTAATacaagcggacacctctctaataaggatatccgatttattaaggacagtatttttggtgagaaattgattgtttccattcaatttgatatctctaatcaggacacctgtccATTAAGGACAATACTTTGTGCCCCAGAATGGACTTAACCAGATAACTGCTTATCTATTTTCTCTATTTGTGCAGGTTCATAGAAAGCTTAACAGTTGCTGATGTCCAAGGTTTGAAAGAGAATCAAGGTTGTTTGTCTGTGTTCACCACAGAATCGGGTGGCATCATTGACGATCTAATTGTTACCAACACATCAGAGGATTACCTATTTGTTGTCTCAAATGCTGGGTGCGCCGAGAAAGACTTTGCTTTAATGAAGGTAAATGGGATATCCACTGTGCTCTTTGTCCAGGTGCACTATCTGGACAGAttcaatttttccattttagcaCCCAGACAAGAGGTAGGCACCCAGACAGAATCGTGCCAATTGGACAGATTGTGCCTGGACAGATTCTGC
Protein-coding regions in this window:
- the LOC135491556 gene encoding inhibitor of growth protein 3-like — protein: MLYLEDYLEMIENLPMEMRERFTEMREMDLQVNNSMDSLDERIKSFFKKCLQPNVDADWKTDNFGKIKEDYYNALENADEKVQLANQIYELVDRHLRKLDQELQKFKMELEADNAGITEVLEKRSLELDIPQQAMNNHRFKERKHLHAALTNHVDKRSSTDKVLSSLANEAARETLTSHRSATSSPSVFTSNAPQSSLGYNVVQNQPSRKVTVGQMGAGSNAAIAAAASQAIAATQQMQQGRRTASLKASYEAMSKSSNFAQELLGGYAGAAAALNSEAPPPPAPTTSSSTSRSSRSSKKSSSKAAAAAAREAAAQQQQQQQQQQSLALTQPSVMPTTSQPTTQTAGTTGEGEVLEEAPAGVEWTYDPNEPRYCVCNQVSYGDMVGCDNDDCPIEWFHYGCVGLTQAPKGKWYCPQCLAAMKRRGRR